The nucleotide sequence AAGACAATCTTTACAGAGGGCAGGTGAACCCTGTAACCACCTGTGCATCCAACTGCAAAGGTCTGGCTCAGCTTAATCTAATTGTGAGAAGTGTATTTTGCTGTGCACTTCTTCTGCTGAAAAAAATGCGTGCCACATTTACAATGACAATAAGCAAAGGAGCAAAAAATCAAATCCAATTATGGCAACTCAAACTACTCAAACTGCGCAGAGATAGCCATGAGCTATTAATAAAGTAACTGTTAAAGTGTCAATAATAGTTGTAACAATGAAATCTTTGTCAATATCTTATTGAAGTGAAAAAATGTTCCCAACAGAAATCAGATTCCTGTCTGAGCTAAAATGTACAAAAGGCTCATTAGCGATAACACACAACTTGACAAAGTATGGAAGtccaatttttattatttaaaaaaaataaaacgggtaataataaaatatagttaaagtaaaaaataaaatcactttatgAGCACTAGTTGCAATGAGttcaaaaagttgaaatataaacttacatttaGAAGAAATAACTTTGCAATTGACAGATATATAATCACAGCTGTGATATAgtcacatttaaacaaaataaagtcacagttttgagctataaagttgcaattataatagtcataattgtgatataaagtcacactTACAAAATTAAAGCTACAATTGTGACATACAAAGTCGTGGTAACTAAAAATAGTCccaattgcaaaatattaagtctcaattgtgatataaagtcacatttacaaaaaataaagtcgCAGTTACTAAAAATAGTCacatttgcaaaatattaaGTCTCAGTTGTGATATAATGTCACATTTACAAAACTAAAGCTACAATTGTGACATACAAAGTCACGCTaactaaaaagtcacaatagaaaaatattaagtgtCAATTGTGATAtggtcacatttaaaaatttaaagctACAACTGAGATGCAAAGTCGCAGTTActaaaattgtgatataaaatcacatttacaaaataaaagctacaatagtgagatacaaagtcgcaGTTACTATAAATAGTCACAACTGCAAAATATTAAGTCTCAATTGTGATGTAAAGtcacatttacaaaattaaagctacaattgtgagatacagtcACAGTTACTAAAAAGaatcacaattgcaaaatattaagttaattgtgatataaagtcacagttactaaaaatatagtcacaactgcaaaatattaagtctcaaatgtaatataaagtaatatttacaaaataaaagttacagTTGTGAGACACAAAGTCGCAGTACTAAAAATATAGTCATGATTGCAAAACATTAAGTATCAAATGTGATAAAGTgacattaacaaaataaaagctacaatcgtgagatacaaagtcgcaGTTACTACACAGTCACAACTGTTgtgatataaaatcacatttacaaaataaaagttacaatTGTGCGATACAAAGTCGCAGTTACTAAAAATatagtcagaactgcaaaatattaagtataaaatgtgatataaagtgatatttacaaaataaaagctacaATTGTGATATACAAAGTTGCAGTTACTAAAAATAATCAGTTGCAAAATAAAGTCTCtattgtgatataaagtcacatttacaaaataaaagctacaattgtgagatacaaagttgcagttactaaaaataaagtcaaaattgcaaaatatgaagtattaaatgtgatataaagtgacatttacaaaatgtaagttacaattgtgagatagaaaaaagtcacagttactaAAAATAGTCTCAAAAAAAGTCTCAGTTGTGACtcacatttacaaaattaaagtcacaattgtgcaATTatgataaagtcacaattgttgCACAgtcacatttacaaaaatgagcTACCACATACAAAACTTTTTCAGTACCTGGTTATGAAAAAAGGATGCAGAGGACGATTTCAATTTCACAGCTAAATATTCGTGAATGAACTATCCCAAAATGTCACATAATTCATTCTTATGTCCTTAGACTTAAATCACTTCACCACGCACAGCGATGGCAGCACCTTAGTGTATTAACAAATGCAGATGAAGGTTGAGTTGTTTCTCAGATTGCATTTCCAGCTTTATTTATGGATTCCCTCCAGTGGCACAGACATGATGTTTTGACGTGGCTCTAATGTCAAGATAAGATGAAGAATCACTTCAAGGTGCTCTCTGACACAAGATAAATGGCAGTTGACCTGAAGACACCAGGAGGTGAGGAGCCTTGTGGCACTGTTGTGGTGCAGCTCTAAAAACATTTCCTGTCTGTCTTGAGAGAAACACCACACCTTTGGGCCATTTTAGACATAGGTATATCTCATCTACGAAAACTTTGAGATAAGGCAGAATGAATGAGCCTGCCTGTCCATGCAAATAGCTTAAGTCTATCGCATCtgttatttttgaagttaatgCCAAATCGTGACATCAAATGCAACAAAGGCAAAATAAAGAGGATTAAAGTCAAGTTCATGGGCTTTTCCAAGTCGTCACATAAACATATAAAGTCTAAAACTTGTCacaaatatctcacaatttaaaaatgaaaggcacTTTTCGAATTTTGGTTTTGgtgacaaaaacaacatctcCTCTTGAATTTAGAATCTGAAGGAGAAAAACCATACATGCACAGAGTTACTCAACTGCATGAACGCATGCCCAATTCTGCTACATTATTCTCTGAGCCGCGTAAATGATCAAACCTGATGACAGTCTCAGTCTGAGGAAGAGACAGAGCCTACAAAAGGGAAAGTGACAGGCCCTTCTACAACAGATGTTTCTACCGAGGGGAGTCTACTCTCCACTGAGCAGTCTCACACATGAGAGACACCCAAAAGCTCTGGAAACAGTCCTGAAAATGTATGTTCACTGGTAAAAACGCTTTCCCCCCCATACGGACTACCCACTATTGAATATTCCAGActtgttcaaaaacacagagGGGTATTAACACATAAAAAGCAAAGTACCGTTGCCAAAGTTTGTACAAAAGGCAAGAAAGAAACCACTGAAGAgcaatcttaaagggatagctcacccaaaaatcatttatttacgcactctcaagtcattccaaacctgtatgactttctttcttccatgtaaaaaaaaagagacgaTACCGATACCTAGAAAGCGTTTTGGTTATTATATGGAAAAGAGAAGCTTGAACATTCTTCTAAATAACTCTTTTTATGTTTCACATTCAAAATGACataaggtgagtaaataatgacagaattttcacttttggctgaactgtccctttaaatcccACCACACAGAGCGTTTGCTTCTATTGATCCACAATCCAGAGAAGAGCCACACTAttgacagaaaacaaaacacattagaAAGGCCATTTGTCAGAAATGTTGCTCTCCAGATCTATcatgaaaagaaaaattttCCCACTGTAAACGATAACACACGTCTGTTCTTCATTTCCAACAGATCAATGTTAATATGCAGGGGGTCCTGAAGATGGATTGCGGACACGCTTTAACCAGTTAACTGCCGGGGTCATATCACAGACGGGCTTGATAAGAAGTATGAGCCAGAAACGAGGTCTTCATTTGATATGAAGCACTTCATACATCATAAGCCATAAGATCTGTCATGTGTAGGCGCTGTGGCACGCGTATACACTGTATGTTTGAATTCAGAGGAGATTTTTAGAAGAGGAGAGATGAGTTCATTGTAGGACAAGCTGaccttttaaatgatttatatcATATAACTAAACCTCTCATGTTGGTTTAAACACGTTGATCATAAAAAACGCCACTAATAGGATAATTTCAGATGAAaccaaacattacaaaaatagtGATTAAAGGAAAGCTACACGGTTGTGGCTtaactaataaatataattgcTTAGTTAAGACAAGTTCAAGCATTTAAACTCATCTGCATTAGAGTAGGATGACATTCACTGCACAAAACCGCATAATGCCTCTTGTTCGCAGTGGGTCTTAGGGAGCAGTGGCCAGTCTGGTGCCTATTTCCTTGAGACAGGATCTAAGCAGGAGCCAGACGGGAAGGCAAGCATTGCCTTGCAGGAGTCCGGATAAGCCAGCTCTGATGGCTTGATACAGCTCCAGACCCCCAAGCCTGATACCCTGGCCACAGAAGCGGGTCTAAATAATGTTTGCCATGCCTGCAGAATGCATGCTACTGTTTGACATTGAGCTTCCTGCTACTAGTCTTTCATAAAGATAAGAGTCAGAGATCACCACCTGGCAACACACATGTTTAAATGCactataataatcatttttaaaaagataatattaaatattaataataataagggtATATATTGTCTCAGAATGTAGCAAAGTTAAGTGAAAAATTGTTtggtttttaaaaactattaaacgattgttttatttttttaaaaacctaaatctattttttttcccttctatATAAGTGTTGATGGAAAGCAGAGTTTCATGCAGTATGATTGCGTGATTAAattctattcatttatttcaccATTTGAGGTTTAGGAGGCAAATTGTGAAAGCTTGAAAAAGCTCATTAATAAAACTCGGTGGCTTCAATTACACAATAGATTTGTTCAATTTCTAACGATATCTGTGAGACGAAAACAAAAATCTGTTGATTTGATTTTGGCACTTGGGTAATTCAATTCAGATCatctaatatataataatacacattGACTTCAAAGtataataaagttaataaaaaatgtgaaatcgCTGTACCTGAACTGTGAatcaaacattaataaaataattagagaTGTGTTCCGACAGACAGCTTCTGGTATTATTGTCTAAAGTTGGGGAAAAGGTAATTAATTTGGCAGTAAATTTATTCGCACCGTGTTTGGCTCCTCTAACGAAGGAGAGGAAATTGCAAAGCGGAGATCAAGTCTTCCTCCATTGTGTCTGATCAAATGGAAATCTTTCTCTTTTAACACAATATGCACATTGTGTATCCTGGCCTTCCATTGCTGAATGACATGCTTGAGCATACCAGTAACTATGACTGAAAagcttttaattactttttaatgttttaaatgcaaaatgttttagatgtagttattcatttataacaggcaaattaaataattaaatgataaaatatatataaaaataagtatttttaggAAGACAAGCTAAAATAGatttacacatatatatttgaccctggaccacaaaatcaatcataagggtcttttcttcttttttttaaattgagatttatatatcatctgaaaacGGAagctttgttaggataggacaatatttggctatttgaaaatctgtaatctgagggtgcaaaaaaaatcgaaatactgagaaaatcacctttaaagttgtccaaatgaagttcttagcaatgcataatactaatcaaaaattaaattttgatatatttacggaaggaaatttacaaaatatcttcatggaacatgatctgtacttaatattctaatgatttttggcataaaagaaaaaaacaataattttgacccatacagtgtattgttggttattgctacaaatatacccgtgctatttatgattggttttgtggtccagggtcacatataataaaatacacaattatAGGCATCATCAAAAGACATCTACCAAATTAGcctttttaaaacatgaaactATTTTTAGACGGAAGactgaattaaacatttgaTACTCATTATATAACAGATTTTCATAATACAGCTGTACAGATTCTCATCTGGTTTCTTGAGCGCATGGAGCAACAACCAGGTGTGTTTAACAAACACCAGAGCTGTTCATAACATTTGAACATATGTAAGTTCATTGTGTTCTAACAGTATGTTAAAGCTCTGTTACGGGATGTGCTTCATGACACAGGGGTCCCAGCAGGTTCCGTATACAGGGTCTCTGTGGCCCACCTTGAGCTCAAGGGTTCTGGCACACTGGCAGATGGGATACATCGTGCCTTCAACTGGAAAATAGTTCTTGTGTCAGTAATGGCAAATAAAAGAATGCAAGGCAAGACTATGCTAACTATAACTGTGCCTCCAGTACCTgaatgaaagtttaaaaaaataaagtagtaAAACATACCGTTTGGTCTTTtacaaaattagattattttgtACATCCATAACTCAAACAGCATTTTCAAGTTAAAAGAACAGTAAAGgatataatgcaaaataaattatatccattcatttaagtatttaagaaaataaataagctataTTACGctttatatttttctgtaagGAAATATTTTCTGTGAAACCCAAACAGCAAAATTCTGTCTAGAAGCaatacaaaatgaacatgcagaaactcgaaattaacatttttttcagtaaaccccataaaaactaaatgtaaaattagTTTTCTCAACAATATCACATTTCCCGATTATGAACTGCCTCAATGTTTCTGTTGAAGTCAACAGTAACGATGCAAAAGTGTATCATGACTCAATGCAGCCACCTAGTGTTCACACCGTAAATCTCACCAAACATTTTCAACATCTCCAAATCTACATAATttataacacaaattaaattgaaaacacCGCAAAATAGGCCACAATAAAACTAGGTAGATTTTAACTAAAACATTAACAGGccagtaaatatttcaaattaaaatttaaatttcaatatttaactattaaatttATCACAATTTCTTTGTATGTTAGCATTTACGTTTTTATTGTTTCACGAAATGCCactgtgacaacttaccccattTATAGTAACGATTAGCCTCTATTTACTTACAATAAATAAGAGTTTGGGAtgagtaagtttttttttaaagaagtctcttatgctcaaagttccatttatttgactgattgattgatttatatatatatatatatatatatatatatatatatattttttttttttttttttttttaaaaaaaacctgtaatacttttttcaggattctttgatgaataaaaagtttaaaagaacagtagGCTACATATTCAAAAGATAAATCTTTTtcaacaatataagtctttatcatcactttctaTCAATTtcacacatccttgctgaataaaagtattcactttaaagaaagaaatgtacTAACCCCAAACTCTGAACGCAATTGTATATTgttgcaaaatatttctattttaaataaatgctgttctttttaaaaataaaaggttccaaaaatatatatatatatatatatataaggatcatgtgacactgaagactggagtaatggaaattcaaaggaataaattctattttaaagtatattaaaataggaaaaatgctattgtaaattgcaataatatttcacaatattgctgttttttctgtatttttaattaaataaacacagccttgatgagcagaaaagacttctttaaaaaaaaaaacattacaaatcttactgatcccaaacttttgaactgcagTGAACAGATTTCTTCACTTGACTTCCCTTAACATCATGATCTTACCCTACAGCATTTTTTCCTatgaataatatgcatttataattaaGAATGCATATTATCTGATGCACATTATAGCTAGCATCTACTATCCACCCGATTAGGCTGTGTTTTTGTAGTCAGCTTCATTAACAAGTCTAGTATAAATAAGTACACTGgtatattctaaatatatacgGATTGTGTATAAGGAACAGGGATGagtttcattcatgcattcagtTTGTAAGACAATTCTACATGCCACTGACCCAAGAGGGTTAAATAGAGTCCAGCCAAGATGAGATGTCTTCGCCTAGACTCATTATCAGCCTCATGTACTGTATTTCCCGTACTAATAATGAAACAGTGCAGCTGGATAAAACACACACGCGTGATGAAGCATTAATTATGCAGCGCTAAACATCTATGAAACCAATTTGTAATCAGGAGGCGTGACAGCATACACTAGTGTAATAACACTAGAGCTCGCTTTACCCCTTATATGTGCGCTAACAGATGGTGACGTATGTGAGGAAGGGCCTTATAAAAGATCAGTAAAACACTACAGACAGTACTAGCTATTAGGGACAGATCAATAACagacattttgaattatttctgttattcttACGTTTACTTAATCAGTATCAGGACTACCAATAAGTGACATTCAACAGAAAACAGCATTTCGCAGGTAAAGTAACTAATTCAGTGTATGAATTGCAAAACAATTTCAATTCACATAACAGCCACTCATACTCAAATgagaattaaaattaatatagtaTCAGGTATTAATGCCAgcagtaaaaacaaatgtaaataaaattaactatttATAATGCTTTATCCACAACAATGTTGattacaataatacaattattactaTTCTTAAAGTAGTAGTTATGCTAGCAATTAAAATTGTGTGTatctgtaaatacattttttaaataaaatatttataaaatgtatgcaaagtTTATTATTCACTTAATTAGTTTATagaaaatataactttaatattattatttacataaagtattttgtttgttttattattcttattatacataaaatatgcatcatatatattttatttacatttgtttttattgctaTAGTCCAGTTTTTCTTACTATTGTGACAAATGTAGAAATAAAACttgaatttcaaaatgtaattgttcTTTGACACTTAAACCTAAAAttacttaacatttttatacaaaacaTTGTTCAGTCTTTACTTGCAATTGGctgacaataaaaaaataattaaaaagtgtttGATGTGGGTGACTTACCTTGGCATGAAtcaaatgatgacaaaaaacaaatgttctattaaaatatatcataacTGCAACCTCAATCATACTCAAACAAACTACAGAAGCACAAAACAACACAAGTGGCATAAGTATATACACTGAATGCTAAATAAACTGTATCATACAGCAGAAGAGTgaataaacagaataaaatgcGTTTGAAAAGGCAATCAAAACAGTGACACGAGggtgtgtttacattaaaacGGACGTGACGTCAAAGGTTTTGAACCTCAGCGACCGCGCGTAGGGCTAATGAATTAGCTAAACGTTTTACGATTTATTTGCAGCTTGTCaacacaatttattaatttttccgtgctcattttttttctttttattcttttagctGTGCGGTTTTAACCAAAGGTAAGGTGAacatctaaaggcctttgcgcATGTTATTGGACTATGCTAGTTAGCCATCGGCTACCCAACTGAGCACAGATAAACAAACCATGATATCGGTATCAAATGCTTCTATTTGAGAGCGGATGAATGCATATAGTTTGTGCACCGTGTTTCTTAAATGTTAACGATAAGATGGTCGTGCAATCGTATGATTAAACGCCAAAAATTGTGGAGATTGCGTGCAAACATTGCCGttttgcaaacatgttttccaacacatgaactaaaaatatgcggtaatttaaaaaaaaaaaaaaaaaggtacactGAATATGCACTGACTTCGAAGCCCgcaaaaaatctgtttttgactATTTAAGCCTTGCATAAGAAAATAGTTCCTTGCAACTTTTTGCAGGATTTGAAACTGCTGATAACAAAACTATGCACATTCTTGTTTGTTTGACCTTCACTTTGATGTCAGTTGTGTATTAACATGTTGAGGCCAATCTCCAAACAAGTTGCCACAGTGATGTAGTGTTTGTTTTCTGCAACATACCTGCCTTAAAGCTTCTTATATGGTTTTCTAATAAGTTGTCATTGCTTCTTTGTTCTTTCTTTATTCGACTGCAGTAGGATGGATCTTCAAAAAATAATCCACGACGCGCTGTACGACTTCATTTTATCATATATTCCTCACGCGGATCTGAGGTGAGGGCGTGTCACTTCATATCTTCAATTAATTAAAGTTTTCCTTAGTCAATAAAATATACCAATGacgtgtttttattttgagcaGTACTCTAGATGATGTGATTTTGTCCTACATCACTGGTGTACTAGAAGATTTGGGATCTCAAGAAAGTGTGGAGGAAAACTTTGACGTCGAGGTGTTTGTTGAAATGTTGGAGGCCTACATTCCTGGTTTCTCAGATATTGACAGGTAATTTTGGGTAGATATCTTTCAAGTTCCTACtgaaatgtacaaatattttatattaaaaattgtgtaatatttttatgcattttcaaatttgtttttgtttgtcttgtaGTGTCAAAGTTTGTGAGATGATGTTTAACTTGGCATCAAAGTTGGCTTCAGCCCGGGACAcaggtaattttcaaaaaaaaaaaaaactgcgaACATGAATGACTATAGGGGGCTTGCACTTACGTCActgtttggtcagttacccggatgagCGGACACACTGGCGATACTCAAATGTAAACAACTGCATGGATTCCACAGATattgtactactgaatatgttattctgctaatttatgctgcctaaaccatggaaaaacatgtggaagctgctaaatcatatagaggaGGACTTAGTAAGctggaaagggtgcaatattttgaagTTAATAgctggtaaagatacgtacaagcagttttaattaagattttagTTTAATGTTTCTGACCGGAAacgataagaacaaacacgaatgttgtcaagattcttgccctggaaatcctggttcagtttggccaaccacaaacgccttttgttcctcagacagttttttgcactcttctccttgatttgttacttttggcagtctgtagtactccaaatgtttttcctggtctgactgattagtacagcacaaaacatgacaacaattgatcatttttagcagcagtaatcagcaaaaaatgtgagttttgttcggttcagtggcattgtttacgctcagtgccgccaatattgCCAACTGAAGACAACGTGAAAATACTCTATTAGCAGGTGTACAGGATAGAGACACTTACATGAAGAAACAAGAAAATGTCCTGCATACTGAAATGtgatttgtgtctttgtttaaGAATCTGGAGAGATGAAAATAGAGGAAGGTAAATTTCCCCTCTCAGAAAGCTCTTCTTTAACCTATGGAGATTCAcaagaaaaaacacacaaccTCACATTACAAGCAGAGGGAGCCACAGCTCAGGTAATGGGCCTTTCGAGCACATTCACAATGTACCAGATGCTGGCAAACTGGTTTGCAAATGATTTTGTGCTTGGGAATGTGTTTTCAGGTTAGTGAATCATCGTGGGACACACAGGAGCAACATCTTCTTGAGatgtttccaaaatgcagtgtgACTGAGGCCAGAAGTGCATTGTCTATTGCTAAAGGAGACATGGAGGAAGCTGTTCGTCTCATTATTGAGGGAGATGTCCAGCTTACGTGCCCAACATCTTTAACCGTAAGTTAGAT is from Labeo rohita strain BAU-BD-2019 chromosome 13, IGBB_LRoh.1.0, whole genome shotgun sequence and encodes:
- the cuedc2 gene encoding CUE domain-containing protein 2 — protein: MDLQKIIHDALYDFILSYIPHADLSTLDDVILSYITGVLEDLGSQESVEENFDVEVFVEMLEAYIPGFSDIDSVKVCEMMFNLASKLASARDTESGEMKIEEGKFPLSESSSLTYGDSQEKTHNLTLQAEGATAQVSESSWDTQEQHLLEMFPKCSVTEARSALSIAKGDMEEAVRLIIEGDVQLTCPTSLTANQGKTVSAEVDQKLKASILEKYMLVDSEEDKKVHRPVTPKDAPKKLVRYHGSQVVTTKGERYHLVKKEEPDDMKKTYVSLKPARKYRFH